A region of Neovison vison isolate M4711 chromosome 7, ASM_NN_V1, whole genome shotgun sequence DNA encodes the following proteins:
- the LCAT gene encoding phosphatidylcholine-sterol acyltransferase isoform X1 translates to MGPPGSPWQWGLLLLGLLLPPATPFWLFNVLFPPHTTPKAELNNHTRPVILVPGCLGNQLEAKLDKPDVVNWMCYRKTEDFFTIWLDLNMFLPLGVDCWIDNTRVVYNRSSGRVSNAPGVQIRVPGFGKTYSVEYLDNNKLAGVFTGERVGCGRGRPTGAVTRASNATAFPTGYMHTLVQNLVNNGYVRDETVRAAPYDWRLEPSQQEEYYRKLAGLVEEMHAAYGKPVFLIGHSLGCLHLLYFLLRQPQAWKDRFIDGFISLGAPWGGSIKPMLVLASGDNQGIPIMSSIKLREEQRITTTSPWMFPSSEAWPEDHVFISTPRVNYTGHDFQRFFADVHFEEGWYMWLQSRDLLAGLPAPGVEVYCLYGVGLPTPRTYIFDHGFPYTDPVGILYEDGDDTVATRSTELCARWQSRQPQPVHLLPLHGTQHLNMVFSNQTLEHINAILLGTYRRNTPVPPAASPGPPPPK, encoded by the exons ATGGGGCCGCCGGGCTCCCCATGGCAgtgggggctgctgctgctgggtctgctgctcccccctgccacCCCTTTCTGGCTTTTCAATGTGCTCTTCCCCCCGCACACCACGCCCAAGGCTGAGCTCAATAACCACACACGGCCCGTCATCCTCG TGCCTGGCTGCCTGGGGAATCAGCTGGAAGCCAAGCTGGATAAACCAGATGTGGTGAACTGGATGTGCTACCGCAAGACAGAAGACTTCTTCACCATCTGGCTGGATCTCAATATGTTCCTACCCCTTGGGGTGGACTGCTGGATTGATAATACCAG GGTTGTCTACAACCGCAGCTCTGGGCGCGTGTCCAATGCCCCTGGTGTACAGATCCGTGTCCCCGGCTTCGGGAAGACCTACTCTGTTGAGTACCTGGACAACAACAAGCTGGCAGGTGTGTTTACTGGGGAAAGGGTGGGCTGCGGCCGTGGCCGGCCCACAGGAGCCGTGACCAGAGCCTCCAATGCCACCGCCTTCCCCACAGGTTACATGCACACGCTGGTGCAAAATCTGGTCAACAATGGGTATGTGCGGGATGAGACGGTACGCGCCGCCCCCTACGACTGGCGGCTGGAGCCCA GCCAGCAGGAGGAATACTACCGGAAGCTCGCCGGGCTGGTGGAGGAGATGCACGCTGCCTATGGGAAGCCTGTCTTCCTCATTGGTCACAGCCTGGGTTGCCTGCACTTGCTCTATTTCTTGCTGCGCCAGCCCCAGGCCTGGAAGGACCGCTTCATCGATGGATTCATCTCTCTTGGGGCTCCCTGGGGGGGCTCCATCAAGCCCATGCTGGTCTTGGCCTCAG GTGACAACCAGGGCATCCCAATCATGTCCAGCATCAAGCTGAGAGAGGAACAGCGTATAACAACCACTTCCCCCTGGATGTTTCCCTCTAGCGAGGCATGGCCTGAAGACCATGTGTTCATTTCCACGCCCAGAGTCAACTACACAGGCCATGACTTCCAGCGCTTCTTTGCAGACGTGCACTTTGAGGAAGGCTGGTACATGTGGCTCCAGTCACGTGACCTACTGGCAGGCCTCCCAGCACCCGGCGTGGAAGTATACTGTCTGTATGGCGTGGGCCTGCCCACACCCCGCACCTACATCTTTGACCACGGCTTTCCCTACACAGACCCTGTAGGGATACTCTATGAAGATGGTGATGACACTGTGGCCACACGCAGCACTGAGCTCTGTGCCCGTTGGCAGAGCCGCCAGCCCCAGCCTGTGCACCTGCTGCCTCTGCACGGGACACAGCACCTCAACATGGTCTTCAGTAACCAGACTTTGGAGCACATCAATGCCATCTTACTGGGTACCTACCGACGTAACACCCCTGTGCCCCCAGCTGCCAGCCCAGGGCCTCCGCCCCCCAAATAA
- the LCAT gene encoding phosphatidylcholine-sterol acyltransferase isoform X2, with protein MGPPGSPWQWGLLLLGLLLPPATPFWLFNVLFPPHTTPKAELNNHTRPVILVPGCLGNQLEAKLDKPDVVNWMCYRKTEDFFTIWLDLNMFLPLGVDCWIDNTRVVYNRSSGRVSNAPGVQIRVPGFGKTYSVEYLDNNKLAGYMHTLVQNLVNNGYVRDETVRAAPYDWRLEPSQQEEYYRKLAGLVEEMHAAYGKPVFLIGHSLGCLHLLYFLLRQPQAWKDRFIDGFISLGAPWGGSIKPMLVLASGDNQGIPIMSSIKLREEQRITTTSPWMFPSSEAWPEDHVFISTPRVNYTGHDFQRFFADVHFEEGWYMWLQSRDLLAGLPAPGVEVYCLYGVGLPTPRTYIFDHGFPYTDPVGILYEDGDDTVATRSTELCARWQSRQPQPVHLLPLHGTQHLNMVFSNQTLEHINAILLGTYRRNTPVPPAASPGPPPPK; from the exons ATGGGGCCGCCGGGCTCCCCATGGCAgtgggggctgctgctgctgggtctgctgctcccccctgccacCCCTTTCTGGCTTTTCAATGTGCTCTTCCCCCCGCACACCACGCCCAAGGCTGAGCTCAATAACCACACACGGCCCGTCATCCTCG TGCCTGGCTGCCTGGGGAATCAGCTGGAAGCCAAGCTGGATAAACCAGATGTGGTGAACTGGATGTGCTACCGCAAGACAGAAGACTTCTTCACCATCTGGCTGGATCTCAATATGTTCCTACCCCTTGGGGTGGACTGCTGGATTGATAATACCAG GGTTGTCTACAACCGCAGCTCTGGGCGCGTGTCCAATGCCCCTGGTGTACAGATCCGTGTCCCCGGCTTCGGGAAGACCTACTCTGTTGAGTACCTGGACAACAACAAGCTGGCAG GTTACATGCACACGCTGGTGCAAAATCTGGTCAACAATGGGTATGTGCGGGATGAGACGGTACGCGCCGCCCCCTACGACTGGCGGCTGGAGCCCA GCCAGCAGGAGGAATACTACCGGAAGCTCGCCGGGCTGGTGGAGGAGATGCACGCTGCCTATGGGAAGCCTGTCTTCCTCATTGGTCACAGCCTGGGTTGCCTGCACTTGCTCTATTTCTTGCTGCGCCAGCCCCAGGCCTGGAAGGACCGCTTCATCGATGGATTCATCTCTCTTGGGGCTCCCTGGGGGGGCTCCATCAAGCCCATGCTGGTCTTGGCCTCAG GTGACAACCAGGGCATCCCAATCATGTCCAGCATCAAGCTGAGAGAGGAACAGCGTATAACAACCACTTCCCCCTGGATGTTTCCCTCTAGCGAGGCATGGCCTGAAGACCATGTGTTCATTTCCACGCCCAGAGTCAACTACACAGGCCATGACTTCCAGCGCTTCTTTGCAGACGTGCACTTTGAGGAAGGCTGGTACATGTGGCTCCAGTCACGTGACCTACTGGCAGGCCTCCCAGCACCCGGCGTGGAAGTATACTGTCTGTATGGCGTGGGCCTGCCCACACCCCGCACCTACATCTTTGACCACGGCTTTCCCTACACAGACCCTGTAGGGATACTCTATGAAGATGGTGATGACACTGTGGCCACACGCAGCACTGAGCTCTGTGCCCGTTGGCAGAGCCGCCAGCCCCAGCCTGTGCACCTGCTGCCTCTGCACGGGACACAGCACCTCAACATGGTCTTCAGTAACCAGACTTTGGAGCACATCAATGCCATCTTACTGGGTACCTACCGACGTAACACCCCTGTGCCCCCAGCTGCCAGCCCAGGGCCTCCGCCCCCCAAATAA
- the PSMB10 gene encoding proteasome subunit beta type-10 translates to MLKPELEPRRGFSFENCQRNASLERILPGLRIPHPHKTGTTIAGLVFQDGVILGADTRATSDSVVMDKNCEKIHFIAPKIYCCGAGVAADAEMTTRLAASNMELHALSTGREPRVATVTRVLRQTLFRYRGHVGASLIVGGVDFTGPQLYSVHPHGSYSRLPFAALGSGQDAALAVLEDRFQANMKLEAAQELLVEAITAGILGDLGSGGSVDACVIMETGAKLLRTLSSPTKPIERPSQYRFAPGTTAVLSKTVKPLTLELLEETVQAMEVE, encoded by the exons ATGCTGAAGCCAGAGTTAGAGCCCCGAAGGGGCTTCTCCTTCGAGAACTGCCAGAG aaatgcatccttAGAACGAATCCTCCCGGGCCTCCGGATCCCTCATCCACACAAGACCGGAACCACCATCGCGGGCCTTGTGTTCCAA gaCGGGGTCATCCTGGGCGCGGACACGCGGGCCACTAGCGATTCGGTTGTGATGGACAAGAACTGCGAGAAGATCCACTTCATCGCCCCCAAAATCTA cTGCTGTGGGGCTGGAGTAGCCGCGGACGCCGAAATGACGACGCGGCTGGCGGCGTCCAACATGGAGCTACACGCCCTGTCCACGGGCCGCGAGCCTCGCGTGGCCACAGTCACGCGCGTTCTGCGCCAGACGCTCTTCcg GTACCGGGGCCACGTGGGCGCGTCGCTGATAGTGGGCGGAGTAGACTTCACCGGACCGCAGCTCTACAGCGTGCACCCCCACGGCTCTTACAGCCGTCTGCCCTTCGCAGCCCTGG GTTCCGGCCAGGATGCTGCTCTGGCGGTACTGGAGGATCGGTTCCAGGCGAACATGAAG CTGGAGGCCGCCCAGGAGCTGCTAGTGGAAGCCATCACTGCAGGGATCCTGGGTGACCTGGGCTCTGGAGGCAGTGTGGATGCATGTGTGATAATGGAGACCGGCGCCAAGCTTCTGAGAACATTAAGCTCACCCACAAAGCCCATAGAGAG GCCCAGCCAGTACCGCTTTGCCCCTGGGACCACAGCTGTCCTGTCCAAGACAGTGAAGCCACTGACCCTGGAACTGCTTGAGGAAACCGTGCAGGCCATGGAGGTAGAATGA
- the SLC12A4 gene encoding solute carrier family 12 member 4 isoform X1 — translation MPHFTVVPVDGPRRGDYDNLEGLSWVDYGERAEREDSDGHGNHRESSPFLCPLEASRGSDYYDRNLALFEEELDIRPKVSSLLGKLVSYTNLTQGAKEHEEAESGEGARRRAAKAPSMGTLMGVYLPCLQNIFGVILFLRLTWMVGTAGVLQALLIVLICCCCTLLTAISMSAIATNGVVPAGGSYFMISRSLGPEFGGAVGLCFYLGTTFAAAMYILGAIEILLTYIAPPAAIFYPTGTHDTSSATLNNMRVYGTIFLTFMTLVVFVGVKYVNKFASLFLACVIISILSIYAGGIKSIFDPPVFPVCMLGNRTLSRDQFDVCAKTTTMNNETVATQLWNLFCHSPNLTTDSCDPYFLVNNVTEIPGIPGAAAGVLQENLWSAYLEKGEVVEKHGLPSTDALGFKESLPLYVVADIATSFTVLVGIFFPSVTGIMAGSNRSGDLRDAQKSIPVGTILAIVTTSLVYFSSVVLFGACIEGVVLRDKYGDGVSRNLVVGTLAWPSPWVIVIGSFFSTCGAGLQSLTGAPRLLQAIAKDNIIPFLRVFGHGKANGEPTWALLLTALIAELGILIASLDMVAPILSMFFLMCYLFVNLACAVQTLLRTPNWRPRFKYYHWALSFLGMSLCLALMFVSSWYYALVAMLIAGMIYKYIEYQGAEKEWGDGIRGLSLSAARYALLRLEEGPPHTKNWRPQLLVLLKLDEDLHVKYPRLLTFASQLKAGKGLTIVGSVIQGSFLESYGEAQAAEQTIKNMMEIEKVKGFCQVVVASKVREGLAHLIQSCGLGGMRHNSVVLGWPYGWRQSEDPRAWKTFIDTVRCTTAAHLALLVPKNIAFYPSNHERYLEGHIDIWWIVHDGGMLMLLPFLLRQHKVWRKCRMRIFTVAQMDDNSIQMKKDLAIFLYHLRLEAEVEVVEMHNSDISAYTYERTLMMEQRSQMLRQMRLTKTEREREAQLVKDRHSALRLESLYSDEEDESGTGADKIQMTWTRDKYMAAESWDPSHAPDNFRELVHIKPDQSNVRRMHTAVKLNEVIVTRSHDARLVLLNMPGPPKNSEGDENYMEFLEVLTEGLERVLLVRGGGREVITIYS, via the exons ATGCCTCACTTCACCGTGGTGCCGGTGGACGGGCCGAGGCGCGGCGACTATGACAACCTCGAGGGTCTCAGTTGGGTGGACTACGGGGAGCGCGCGGAGCGGGAGGACTCGGACG GACATGGCAACCACAGAGAGAGCAGCCCTTTTCTTTGTCCCTTGGAGGCTTCCAGAGGAAGTGACTACTACGACAGGAACCTGGCACTGTTTGAG GAGGAGCTGGACATCCGCCCAAAGGTATCATCTCTTCTGGGCAAGCTCGTCAGCTACACCAACCTCACACAGGGTGCCAAGGAGCATGAGGAAGCTGAGAGTGGGGAGGGCGCCCGCCGGAGAGCAGCCAAG GCCCCCAGCATGGGCACCCTCATGGGGGTGTACCTGCCCTGTCTGCAAAATATCTTCGGGGTTATCCTGTTCTTGCGGCTGACCTGGATGGTGGGCACGGCCGGTGTGTTGCAGGCCCTCCTCATAGTGCTCATCTGCTGCTGCTGT ACCCTGCTGACGGCCATCTCCATGAGCGCCATTGCCACCAATGGTGTGGTTCCAG CTGGGGGCTCCTATTTCATGATTTCCCGCTCGCTGGGGCCAGAATTTGGAGGCGCTGTGGGCCTGTGCTTCTACCTGGGAACAACATTTGCAGCCGCCATGTACATCCTAGGTGCCATTGAGATCTTGCTG ACGTACATTGCTCCGCCGGCTGCCATTTTTTACCCAACAGGCACCCACGATACATCAAGTGCTACCTTGAACAATATGCGGGTGTATGGGACCATTTTTCTGACCTTCATGACCCTGGTGGTGTTTGTTGGTGTCAAGTATGTGAACAAATTTGCTTCACTCTTCCTGGCCTGTGTGATCATCTCCATCCTGTCCATCTATGCCGGGGGCATCAAGTCAATTTTTGACCCTCCTGTGTTTCC AGTATGCATGCTGGGCAACAGGACCCTATCCCGGGACCAGTTTGACGTGTGTGCCAAGACAACCACAATGAACAATGAGACAGTGGCCACCCAGCTATGGAACCTCTTCTGCCACAGCCCCAACCTTACCACTGACTCCTGTGACCCTTACTTCCTGGTCAACAATGTGACTGAGATCCCTGGCATCCCCGGTGCAGCTGCCGGTGTGCTCCAGG AAAACTTGTGGAGCGCCTACCTGGAAAAGGGCGAGGTTGTGGAGAAGCATGGGCTGCCTTCCACAGATGCCCTCGGCTTCAAGGAGAGCCTGCCCCTGTACGTGGTGGCTGACATCGCCACATCCTTCACCGTGCTGGTTGGCATCTTCTTTCCCTCCGTAACAG GCATTATGGCTGGCTCAAACCGTTCCGGGGACCTCCGTGATGCCCAGAAGTCCATCCCTGTGGGGACCATTCTAGCCATTGTTACAACCTCCCTTGTGT ACTTCAGCAGTGTGGTTCTCTTTGGCGCCTGCATCGAGGGTGTGGTACTCCGGGACAA GTACGGCGATGGCGTCAGCAGGAACCTGGTGGTGGGCACACTGGCCTGGCCTTCGCCCTGGGTCATCGTCATCGGCTCCTTCTTCTCAACGTGTGGTGCTGGCCTGCAAAGCCTCACGGGGGCACCGCGCCTGTTGCAGGCCATTGCCAAGGACAACATCATTCCCTTCCTCAGG GTATTTGGCCATGGAAAGGCAAATGGTGAACCAACGTGGGCACTCCTCCTGACGGCACTCATTGCTGAGCTGGGCATCCTCATCGCCTCGCTTGACATGGTGGCCCCCATTCTATCCAT GTTCTTTCTGATGTGTTACCTGTTTGTGAACCTGGCCTGTGCCGTGCAGACGCTCTTAAGGACACCCAACTGGCGGCCCCGGTTCAAGTACTATCACTG GGCGCTGTCCTTCCTGGGCATGAGCCTCTGCCTGGCCCTTATGTTTGTCTCCTCCTGGTACTACGCCCTGGTGGCCATGCTTATTGCGGGCATGATCTACAAGTACATCGAATACCAAGG GGCTGAAAAGGAGTGGGGTGACGGGATCCGAGGCCTCTCCCTGAGTGCTGCCCGCTATGCACTGTTGCGGCTAGAGGAGGGGCCTCCCCACACCAAGAACTGGCG GCCTCAGCTGCTGGTGCTGCTGAAGCTGGACGAGGACCTTCACGTGAAGTACCCGCGGCTCCTCACTTTCGCCTCCCAGCTGAAGGCCGGCAAGGGCCTGACCATCGTCGGTTCTGTCATCCAGGGCAGCTTCTTGGAGAGCTATGGCGAGGCTCAGGCAGCCGAGCAG ACAATCAAGAACATGATGGAGATTGAGAAGGTGAAGGGCTTCTGCCAGGTGGTCGTAGCCAGCAAGGTTCGAGAGGGGCTGGCCCACCTCATCCAGTCTTGCGGCCTGGGTGGCATGAGGCACAACTCCGTGGTGCTGGGCTGGCCCTATGGCTGGCGACAGAGCGAGGACCCGCGTGCCTGGAAGACCTTTATCG ACACCGTGCGTTGCACCACGGCGGCCCACCTggccctactcgtccccaagaaCATCGCCTTCTACCCCAGCAACCATGAGCGCTACCTGGAGGGCCACATTGACATTTGGTGGATCGTGCACGACGGGGGCATGCTAATGCTCTTGCCTTTCCTGCTACGCCAGCACAAG GTGTGGAGGAAGTGCCGAATGCGCATCTTCACTGTGGCCCAGATGGACGACAACAGCATCCAGATGAAGAAGGACCTGGCCATCTTCCTGTACCATCTGCGCCTTGAGGCGGAGGTGGAGGTGGTAGAGATG cacAACAGCGATATCTCTGCATACACCTACGAGCGGACACTGATGATGGAACAGCGCTCCCAGATGCTGCGGCAGATGCGGCTGACGAAGACGGAGCGGGAGCGAGAA GCCCAGCTGGTCAAGGACCGACACTCAGCCCTGCGGCTGGAGAGCCTGTACTCGGACGAGGAGGATGAGTCTGGCACTGGTGCTGACAAAATCCAGATGACATGGACGCGGGACAAGTACATGGCGGCTGAGTCCTGGGACCCTAGCCACGCCCCTGACAATTTCCGGGAGCTGGTGCATATTAAGCC GGACCAGTCCAACGTGCGTCGCATGCACACTGCCGTAAAGCTCAACGAAGTCATTGTCACGCGCTCCCATGATGCCCGCCTGGTTCTACTGAACATGCCCGGCCCACCCAAGAACAGCGAAGGTGATGAGAACT ACATGGAGTTCCTGGAGGTGCTGACCGAGGGCCTCGAGCGTGTGCTGCTGGTGCGTGGCGGCGGCCGTGAAGTGATCACCATCTACTCCTGA
- the SLC12A4 gene encoding solute carrier family 12 member 4 isoform X2 — MVRQAAVHELSIIYNLFPTYFHKRVRRDKCNKSVSPKHWNSQKDHNHEEEEGHGNHRESSPFLCPLEASRGSDYYDRNLALFEEELDIRPKVSSLLGKLVSYTNLTQGAKEHEEAESGEGARRRAAKAPSMGTLMGVYLPCLQNIFGVILFLRLTWMVGTAGVLQALLIVLICCCCTLLTAISMSAIATNGVVPAGGSYFMISRSLGPEFGGAVGLCFYLGTTFAAAMYILGAIEILLTYIAPPAAIFYPTGTHDTSSATLNNMRVYGTIFLTFMTLVVFVGVKYVNKFASLFLACVIISILSIYAGGIKSIFDPPVFPVCMLGNRTLSRDQFDVCAKTTTMNNETVATQLWNLFCHSPNLTTDSCDPYFLVNNVTEIPGIPGAAAGVLQENLWSAYLEKGEVVEKHGLPSTDALGFKESLPLYVVADIATSFTVLVGIFFPSVTGIMAGSNRSGDLRDAQKSIPVGTILAIVTTSLVYFSSVVLFGACIEGVVLRDKYGDGVSRNLVVGTLAWPSPWVIVIGSFFSTCGAGLQSLTGAPRLLQAIAKDNIIPFLRVFGHGKANGEPTWALLLTALIAELGILIASLDMVAPILSMFFLMCYLFVNLACAVQTLLRTPNWRPRFKYYHWALSFLGMSLCLALMFVSSWYYALVAMLIAGMIYKYIEYQGAEKEWGDGIRGLSLSAARYALLRLEEGPPHTKNWRPQLLVLLKLDEDLHVKYPRLLTFASQLKAGKGLTIVGSVIQGSFLESYGEAQAAEQTIKNMMEIEKVKGFCQVVVASKVREGLAHLIQSCGLGGMRHNSVVLGWPYGWRQSEDPRAWKTFIDTVRCTTAAHLALLVPKNIAFYPSNHERYLEGHIDIWWIVHDGGMLMLLPFLLRQHKVWRKCRMRIFTVAQMDDNSIQMKKDLAIFLYHLRLEAEVEVVEMHNSDISAYTYERTLMMEQRSQMLRQMRLTKTEREREAQLVKDRHSALRLESLYSDEEDESGTGADKIQMTWTRDKYMAAESWDPSHAPDNFRELVHIKPDQSNVRRMHTAVKLNEVIVTRSHDARLVLLNMPGPPKNSEGDENYMEFLEVLTEGLERVLLVRGGGREVITIYS, encoded by the exons ATGGTGAGACAGGCTGCAGTGCACGAGCTTagcataatttataatttatttccaaCCTACTTTCACAAAAGAGTCAGAAGAGATAAATGCAACAAAAGTGTCTCCCCAAAGCACTGGAACAGTCAGAAAGATCATAACCATGAAGAGGAAGAGG GACATGGCAACCACAGAGAGAGCAGCCCTTTTCTTTGTCCCTTGGAGGCTTCCAGAGGAAGTGACTACTACGACAGGAACCTGGCACTGTTTGAG GAGGAGCTGGACATCCGCCCAAAGGTATCATCTCTTCTGGGCAAGCTCGTCAGCTACACCAACCTCACACAGGGTGCCAAGGAGCATGAGGAAGCTGAGAGTGGGGAGGGCGCCCGCCGGAGAGCAGCCAAG GCCCCCAGCATGGGCACCCTCATGGGGGTGTACCTGCCCTGTCTGCAAAATATCTTCGGGGTTATCCTGTTCTTGCGGCTGACCTGGATGGTGGGCACGGCCGGTGTGTTGCAGGCCCTCCTCATAGTGCTCATCTGCTGCTGCTGT ACCCTGCTGACGGCCATCTCCATGAGCGCCATTGCCACCAATGGTGTGGTTCCAG CTGGGGGCTCCTATTTCATGATTTCCCGCTCGCTGGGGCCAGAATTTGGAGGCGCTGTGGGCCTGTGCTTCTACCTGGGAACAACATTTGCAGCCGCCATGTACATCCTAGGTGCCATTGAGATCTTGCTG ACGTACATTGCTCCGCCGGCTGCCATTTTTTACCCAACAGGCACCCACGATACATCAAGTGCTACCTTGAACAATATGCGGGTGTATGGGACCATTTTTCTGACCTTCATGACCCTGGTGGTGTTTGTTGGTGTCAAGTATGTGAACAAATTTGCTTCACTCTTCCTGGCCTGTGTGATCATCTCCATCCTGTCCATCTATGCCGGGGGCATCAAGTCAATTTTTGACCCTCCTGTGTTTCC AGTATGCATGCTGGGCAACAGGACCCTATCCCGGGACCAGTTTGACGTGTGTGCCAAGACAACCACAATGAACAATGAGACAGTGGCCACCCAGCTATGGAACCTCTTCTGCCACAGCCCCAACCTTACCACTGACTCCTGTGACCCTTACTTCCTGGTCAACAATGTGACTGAGATCCCTGGCATCCCCGGTGCAGCTGCCGGTGTGCTCCAGG AAAACTTGTGGAGCGCCTACCTGGAAAAGGGCGAGGTTGTGGAGAAGCATGGGCTGCCTTCCACAGATGCCCTCGGCTTCAAGGAGAGCCTGCCCCTGTACGTGGTGGCTGACATCGCCACATCCTTCACCGTGCTGGTTGGCATCTTCTTTCCCTCCGTAACAG GCATTATGGCTGGCTCAAACCGTTCCGGGGACCTCCGTGATGCCCAGAAGTCCATCCCTGTGGGGACCATTCTAGCCATTGTTACAACCTCCCTTGTGT ACTTCAGCAGTGTGGTTCTCTTTGGCGCCTGCATCGAGGGTGTGGTACTCCGGGACAA GTACGGCGATGGCGTCAGCAGGAACCTGGTGGTGGGCACACTGGCCTGGCCTTCGCCCTGGGTCATCGTCATCGGCTCCTTCTTCTCAACGTGTGGTGCTGGCCTGCAAAGCCTCACGGGGGCACCGCGCCTGTTGCAGGCCATTGCCAAGGACAACATCATTCCCTTCCTCAGG GTATTTGGCCATGGAAAGGCAAATGGTGAACCAACGTGGGCACTCCTCCTGACGGCACTCATTGCTGAGCTGGGCATCCTCATCGCCTCGCTTGACATGGTGGCCCCCATTCTATCCAT GTTCTTTCTGATGTGTTACCTGTTTGTGAACCTGGCCTGTGCCGTGCAGACGCTCTTAAGGACACCCAACTGGCGGCCCCGGTTCAAGTACTATCACTG GGCGCTGTCCTTCCTGGGCATGAGCCTCTGCCTGGCCCTTATGTTTGTCTCCTCCTGGTACTACGCCCTGGTGGCCATGCTTATTGCGGGCATGATCTACAAGTACATCGAATACCAAGG GGCTGAAAAGGAGTGGGGTGACGGGATCCGAGGCCTCTCCCTGAGTGCTGCCCGCTATGCACTGTTGCGGCTAGAGGAGGGGCCTCCCCACACCAAGAACTGGCG GCCTCAGCTGCTGGTGCTGCTGAAGCTGGACGAGGACCTTCACGTGAAGTACCCGCGGCTCCTCACTTTCGCCTCCCAGCTGAAGGCCGGCAAGGGCCTGACCATCGTCGGTTCTGTCATCCAGGGCAGCTTCTTGGAGAGCTATGGCGAGGCTCAGGCAGCCGAGCAG ACAATCAAGAACATGATGGAGATTGAGAAGGTGAAGGGCTTCTGCCAGGTGGTCGTAGCCAGCAAGGTTCGAGAGGGGCTGGCCCACCTCATCCAGTCTTGCGGCCTGGGTGGCATGAGGCACAACTCCGTGGTGCTGGGCTGGCCCTATGGCTGGCGACAGAGCGAGGACCCGCGTGCCTGGAAGACCTTTATCG ACACCGTGCGTTGCACCACGGCGGCCCACCTggccctactcgtccccaagaaCATCGCCTTCTACCCCAGCAACCATGAGCGCTACCTGGAGGGCCACATTGACATTTGGTGGATCGTGCACGACGGGGGCATGCTAATGCTCTTGCCTTTCCTGCTACGCCAGCACAAG GTGTGGAGGAAGTGCCGAATGCGCATCTTCACTGTGGCCCAGATGGACGACAACAGCATCCAGATGAAGAAGGACCTGGCCATCTTCCTGTACCATCTGCGCCTTGAGGCGGAGGTGGAGGTGGTAGAGATG cacAACAGCGATATCTCTGCATACACCTACGAGCGGACACTGATGATGGAACAGCGCTCCCAGATGCTGCGGCAGATGCGGCTGACGAAGACGGAGCGGGAGCGAGAA GCCCAGCTGGTCAAGGACCGACACTCAGCCCTGCGGCTGGAGAGCCTGTACTCGGACGAGGAGGATGAGTCTGGCACTGGTGCTGACAAAATCCAGATGACATGGACGCGGGACAAGTACATGGCGGCTGAGTCCTGGGACCCTAGCCACGCCCCTGACAATTTCCGGGAGCTGGTGCATATTAAGCC GGACCAGTCCAACGTGCGTCGCATGCACACTGCCGTAAAGCTCAACGAAGTCATTGTCACGCGCTCCCATGATGCCCGCCTGGTTCTACTGAACATGCCCGGCCCACCCAAGAACAGCGAAGGTGATGAGAACT ACATGGAGTTCCTGGAGGTGCTGACCGAGGGCCTCGAGCGTGTGCTGCTGGTGCGTGGCGGCGGCCGTGAAGTGATCACCATCTACTCCTGA
- the CTRL gene encoding chymotrypsin-like protease CTRL-1, which yields MPATMLLLSLTLSLVLLGSSWGCGVPAIKPLLSSSQRIVNGENAVPGSWPWQVSLQDRSGFHFCGGSLISQSWVVTAAHCNVSPGRHVVVLGEYDRSSGAEPLQVLSISKAITHPSWNPNTLNNDLTLLKLASPAQYTQRISPVCVASSNEALPAGLKCATTGWGRLSGVGNTTPARLQQVALPLVTVNQCRQYWGSRITDSMICAGGAGASSCQGDSGGPLVCQKGNTWVLIGVVSWGTSNCNVRQPAIYTRVSKFSNWINQVVASN from the exons ATGCCTGCCACAATGCTGCTGCTCAGTCTGACCCTTAGCCTGGTCCTCCTCGGCTCCTCCTGGG GCTGCGGAGTTCCTGCCATCAAGCCACTACTGAGCTCCAGCCAGAGGATTGTCAACGGGGAGAACGCAGTGCCAGGCTCCTGGCCCTGGCAGGTGTCCCTGCAG GACAGAAGTGGCTTCCACTTCTGCGGAGGTTCCCTCATCAGCCAGTCCTGGGTGGTCACTGCTGCCCACTGCAATGTCAG CCCTGGCCGCCACGTTGTTGTCCTGGGTGAGTACGACCGATCATCCGGTGCGGAGCCTTTGCAGGTTCTGTCCATCTCAAAG GCCATCACGCACCCTTCCTGGAACCCCAACACCCTCAACAATGACCTGACTCTACTGAAGCTCGCCTCCCCAGCCCAGTACACACAACGCATCTCACCAGTCTGCGTGGCCTCCTCCAATGAGGCGCTGCCTGCGGGCCTCAAGTGTGCCACCACTGGATGGGGACGTCTCAGTGGCGTGG GCAATACGACTCCAGCACGCCTGCAGCAGGTGGCCCTGCCCCTGGTCACCGTGAATCAATGCCGGCAGTACTGGGGCTCACGCATCACTGACTCCATGATCTGTGCGGGCGGCGCAGGGGCCTCCTCGTGCCAG ggAGACTCCGGAGGCCCTCTGGTCTGCCAGAAGGGGAACACATGGGTGCTTATTGGCGTCGTCTCCTGGGGCACCAGCAACTGCAATGTGCGCCAGCCTGCCATATACACTCGGGTTAGTAAGTTCAGCAACTGGATCAACCAGGTCGTAGCCTCCAACTGA